In Archangium violaceum, the following are encoded in one genomic region:
- a CDS encoding putative glycolipid-binding domain-containing protein, translating to MNELHVAWAPWSGPGHEHLVLREVSGALTAHSTVEGVSDQGRRFSIRYFLRTDSACRVREVELALLGGDARLSLRSDGAGRWSDDKGHPLPELDGCIDVDISASPFTNTLPIRRLGLAPDSSDDVTVVYFDIPSLSVRRARQRYSCLGPSLYLFESLETGYRAELPVDTAGLVLDYPGLFRRLPPR from the coding sequence ATGAACGAGCTACACGTCGCCTGGGCCCCCTGGTCCGGCCCGGGTCACGAGCATCTGGTCCTCCGCGAGGTCTCCGGTGCTCTCACCGCGCACAGCACCGTCGAGGGCGTCTCGGACCAGGGCCGCCGCTTCTCCATTCGCTATTTCCTGCGCACCGACTCCGCCTGCCGCGTTCGTGAGGTGGAACTGGCCCTCCTCGGGGGCGATGCCCGGCTCTCCCTTCGCTCCGATGGCGCCGGCCGGTGGTCCGACGACAAGGGCCACCCCCTGCCCGAGCTCGACGGCTGCATCGACGTGGACATCTCCGCCAGCCCCTTCACCAACACCCTCCCCATCCGGCGGCTGGGCCTCGCGCCCGACTCGTCCGATGACGTCACCGTCGTCTACTTCGACATCCCCTCGCTCTCCGTCCGCCGCGCCCGCCAGCGCTACAGCTGTCTCGGCCCCTCGCTCTACCTCTTCGAGAGTCTCGAGACCGGCTACCGCGCCGAGCTCCCCGTCGACACCGCCGGCCTCGTCCTCGACTACCCCGGGCTCTTCCGCCGCCTGCCCCCGCGCTGA
- a CDS encoding serine/threonine-protein kinase has translation MTKSFHPDLLQPGDSIRHYRVVRRLGRGGFAITFLVEHEGKPYTLKMAAHPPSDDDEAREDERAFREAISLGHFRHPNLLVVHEMGRWPDLERGHFFFVTDYVPGFTFNEWRWRTHAPLCRLVGVLGEMALVLAELHERGVCHRDIKADNILVRDGDEKPFLIDFGAVFLPGAYTLTQALPPVTFHNMPPEVAAFLRGGEWEQGARLPAKPSADLYAFGALLYEALTDCHPFNPRLPPAQLLLAIEFLPPKEPMLLDPRVPPELNALVMRLLAKAPEQRPPNARAVHQELMRVLRRDEATEAWTAPYAFPTESEEEPFPSGTGEVQETPTEAGRTGERHQEAPHHATWERALAVLALGWVLLGIGWWLVRAVCAPALEEACRGAASTTLVMPAPTEKGHTPVLTSWTDDDSSVLSAPPRPFGGICALLGVCAASANLLACAGTPVRPDHGEVLERCPSEALATAEKMNLKGPLTRVELVTTTLAGVTESAAVNIRTGPVEGWMILPDDRTYWVKGEAKVFPDRVYVRFDRIYLDQLYPTHGRVPSLICAVAVDLATEKEFGVETYAAFPIRGVEVDPTKVDHSPGATVLNDPMVHTYVQRPGARFPY, from the coding sequence ATGACGAAGTCCTTCCACCCGGACCTGCTTCAGCCGGGAGACTCCATTCGGCACTACCGGGTGGTTCGTCGCCTGGGCCGTGGTGGTTTCGCGATCACCTTCCTGGTGGAGCACGAAGGCAAGCCCTACACACTCAAGATGGCTGCACATCCGCCGAGCGACGATGACGAGGCTCGTGAGGATGAGCGAGCCTTTCGTGAGGCGATCTCGCTGGGGCATTTCCGGCATCCCAACCTGCTGGTCGTCCACGAGATGGGCCGCTGGCCGGACCTGGAGAGGGGCCACTTCTTCTTCGTCACCGACTACGTCCCCGGCTTCACCTTCAATGAGTGGCGCTGGAGGACTCACGCCCCGTTGTGCCGGCTGGTGGGGGTGCTGGGAGAGATGGCTCTGGTGCTGGCGGAGCTGCACGAGCGAGGCGTGTGCCACCGCGACATCAAGGCCGACAACATCCTGGTGCGGGATGGCGATGAAAAGCCCTTTCTCATCGACTTCGGCGCGGTGTTCCTGCCGGGGGCCTACACGCTGACGCAGGCTCTGCCTCCGGTGACGTTCCACAACATGCCCCCGGAGGTGGCTGCCTTCCTACGAGGTGGCGAGTGGGAGCAAGGTGCTCGTCTCCCCGCGAAGCCCTCGGCCGATCTCTATGCCTTCGGGGCCTTGCTCTACGAGGCCCTCACCGACTGTCATCCCTTCAATCCCCGTCTGCCTCCGGCACAGCTCCTGCTCGCCATCGAGTTCCTTCCGCCCAAGGAACCCATGTTGTTGGATCCGCGAGTGCCGCCAGAGCTGAACGCTCTGGTGATGAGGCTGCTGGCGAAGGCGCCGGAGCAGCGCCCTCCGAATGCCAGGGCTGTTCACCAGGAACTGATGCGAGTGCTGCGAAGGGACGAGGCGACGGAAGCCTGGACGGCGCCGTATGCCTTTCCCACCGAGAGCGAAGAGGAGCCGTTCCCATCGGGAACAGGGGAGGTTCAGGAAACTCCCACGGAGGCTGGGCGCACGGGTGAGCGGCACCAGGAGGCGCCGCATCACGCAACCTGGGAAAGGGCGCTGGCGGTGCTCGCTCTCGGGTGGGTTCTGCTCGGGATAGGGTGGTGGCTCGTCCGCGCGGTGTGCGCGCCTGCCCTGGAAGAGGCGTGTCGCGGCGCGGCTTCCACCACGCTGGTCATGCCAGCGCCTACCGAGAAAGGACACACACCCGTGCTCACTTCCTGGACTGACGATGACTCCTCCGTGCTCTCCGCGCCCCCAAGACCCTTCGGCGGTATCTGCGCGCTGCTCGGTGTCTGCGCGGCCTCGGCGAACCTCCTGGCGTGTGCGGGAACGCCCGTTCGGCCTGACCATGGGGAAGTCCTCGAACGGTGCCCTTCAGAGGCCCTCGCGACAGCCGAGAAGATGAACCTCAAGGGTCCCCTTACGCGCGTCGAACTGGTGACCACCACCCTGGCGGGTGTCACGGAGTCGGCCGCCGTCAACATCCGGACCGGCCCGGTGGAGGGATGGATGATCTTGCCCGACGACAGGACCTACTGGGTGAAGGGTGAGGCGAAGGTGTTCCCGGATCGAGTCTACGTTCGATTCGACCGGATCTATCTCGATCAGCTCTATCCGACGCACGGCCGCGTGCCATCTCTCATTTGCGCGGTGGCCGTGGACCTGGCCACCGAGAAGGAGTTCGGAGTAGAGACGTACGCGGCCTTCCCGATCAGGGGCGTCGAGGTCGACCCAACCAAGGTGGACCACAGCCCTGGCGCCACCGTTCTCAATGACCCCATGGTGCACACGTACGTTCAGAGGCCTGGGGCTCGCTTTCCCTACTGA
- a CDS encoding HNH endonuclease, which yields MALPTVDPDWEIRVAAFQTLEWLVARHGPTLEWDALQRGFDFKGQHFHFATKARGIFRPKEMRGGGPLSIKTIIPRGGRVARYEDSQKEDGVFVYKLQGDDPDNRDNQLLEWAWKWSVPLIYFCAVEVGVYQPIWPIYIRGIDRERMECTLSADDAVMMVRQLGVPMVADAKGSESRREYVTVQAKRRLHQARFRLEVLRAYETRCAVCRLPRAELLDAAHIVPDREEKGEPVVPNGLALCRLHHGVFDTDLMGIRPDGVIELSKTLLETRDGPTLEHAVKAFHGQNLHLPRNREDQPGQRFLEERYERFRQVG from the coding sequence ATGGCCCTACCTACAGTCGATCCAGACTGGGAAATCCGTGTCGCCGCCTTCCAGACGTTGGAGTGGCTGGTGGCGCGTCATGGGCCCACGTTGGAGTGGGACGCCCTCCAGCGAGGCTTCGACTTCAAGGGCCAGCACTTCCACTTCGCCACCAAGGCGCGAGGTATCTTCCGGCCGAAGGAGATGCGAGGAGGGGGCCCACTCTCGATCAAGACCATCATTCCGCGTGGTGGCCGCGTCGCTCGCTACGAGGATTCCCAGAAGGAAGATGGGGTCTTCGTCTACAAGCTGCAGGGGGACGATCCGGACAATCGAGACAATCAGTTGCTCGAGTGGGCGTGGAAGTGGTCGGTGCCGTTGATCTACTTCTGCGCGGTCGAGGTGGGCGTCTACCAACCCATCTGGCCCATCTACATCCGGGGAATCGACCGGGAGCGGATGGAGTGCACGCTCTCGGCCGACGATGCGGTGATGATGGTGAGGCAACTCGGCGTGCCGATGGTGGCGGATGCGAAGGGTAGCGAGAGCCGCCGCGAGTACGTCACGGTCCAGGCGAAGCGAAGGCTGCATCAAGCGCGGTTCCGGCTGGAGGTGTTGCGAGCCTACGAGACGCGGTGCGCGGTATGTCGGCTACCGAGGGCGGAACTGCTGGACGCGGCGCACATCGTGCCGGACCGGGAGGAGAAGGGCGAGCCAGTGGTGCCGAACGGACTGGCGCTATGCCGGCTGCATCACGGCGTATTCGACACGGACCTGATGGGCATCCGGCCTGACGGGGTCATCGAACTGTCCAAGACGCTGCTCGAGACCCGCGATGGTCCGACACTGGAGCATGCGGTGAAGGCCTTCCATGGCCAGAATCTCCATTTGCCCCGGAATCGAGAGGACCAGCCAGGACAGCGGTTCCTGGAGGAGCGGTACGAGCGTTTCCGTCAGGTGGGGTGA
- a CDS encoding DUF2381 family protein, giving the protein MRSLPWTVVLWVLLVSTTVTAREAWASGREKRQGTVLLAGQPGGAPPVLCVAAGLSTLVDFEGLLEPHVLLPPEVEERVGVLRVGACSLVVVPLRDVADGERVLLPVTGRTETGEMRTVTLALVTRRDEVDLTARVVLVPGQAGRAETAEGDDADAVARMLLASHEPGSQPRLSLVIHKEVQSFTRAGDVRARVESLLRIDRRLFVTVAIEYFRATSRPWRIMRFRLEARCKDAQAGVELPPPTLMTKAVDGHQGQVHTFIVRMPEGVECLALTLEEEGPRTLRLEDVRLPP; this is encoded by the coding sequence GTGCGCTCTCTCCCCTGGACCGTGGTGCTCTGGGTCCTGCTCGTGTCCACGACGGTGACCGCGCGGGAGGCATGGGCCTCCGGGAGGGAGAAGAGGCAGGGGACCGTGCTCCTCGCGGGACAGCCGGGAGGGGCGCCACCCGTGCTGTGCGTGGCCGCGGGACTGTCCACGTTGGTGGACTTCGAGGGCCTGCTCGAACCGCACGTGCTCCTGCCGCCCGAGGTGGAGGAGCGGGTCGGGGTGCTTCGGGTGGGGGCTTGCTCCCTGGTGGTCGTCCCCTTGCGCGACGTGGCGGACGGGGAGCGTGTCCTGCTGCCGGTGACGGGAAGGACGGAGACGGGGGAGATGCGCACGGTGACGCTGGCGCTCGTCACTCGGAGGGACGAGGTGGACCTGACGGCGCGTGTGGTGCTCGTGCCGGGGCAGGCCGGGCGGGCGGAGACAGCGGAGGGAGATGACGCGGACGCGGTGGCGAGGATGCTCCTCGCGAGTCACGAGCCGGGCTCACAACCGAGGTTGTCGCTCGTCATCCACAAGGAGGTGCAGAGCTTCACGCGAGCAGGTGATGTTCGGGCCAGGGTTGAGTCCCTGCTCCGGATTGATCGACGACTGTTCGTGACAGTGGCCATCGAGTACTTCCGAGCCACCTCCAGACCCTGGCGAATCATGAGGTTTCGGCTGGAAGCCCGGTGCAAGGACGCTCAGGCGGGTGTGGAACTCCCGCCTCCCACTCTCATGACGAAGGCCGTAGACGGGCATCAAGGGCAGGTTCACACCTTCATCGTGCGGATGCCGGAGGGGGTCGAGTGTTTGGCGCTGACGTTGGAGGAGGAGGGTCCCCGGACGCTGCGTCTGGAGGATGTGAGGTTGCCGCCATGA
- a CDS encoding App1 family protein has product MSRKPPNALVRLAFHVEHYAESWGWRLRRKLGLAGRPRILPYRGYGTAGQAVIKARVLENRHVRPPWKRHTLLGSAIASWKRYMTVEIPHARLVARWGEHRWEGTTDEEGFLELWVSPPEGLKSGWHDVELELLSPSPKGVERVRTPVLVAGSEAEYGIISDIDDTVIVTNVTNFLKRTWTLFLTEHRTRLPFEGVDAFYEALHQGKSGSANNPIFYVSSSPWNLYEHLDEFLGLHRIPAGPLLLRDWGLSRQGFAPGGGHGHKLEKIRGVLGTLESLPFILIGDSGQEDAEHYRTIVREFPGRIHCVYIRNVWHRSGRERELARIAEDIRAAGSQMLMVDDTVTAARHAASQGWIRWREVAEVQAHQQQDAEARSVLDKLDREPG; this is encoded by the coding sequence ATGTCCCGCAAGCCGCCCAACGCCCTCGTCCGGCTCGCCTTCCATGTCGAGCACTACGCCGAATCGTGGGGCTGGCGTCTCCGGCGTAAGCTGGGGTTGGCCGGCCGGCCTCGCATCCTCCCCTACCGCGGCTATGGGACGGCCGGGCAGGCCGTCATCAAGGCCCGCGTGCTGGAGAACCGGCACGTGCGTCCGCCCTGGAAGCGGCACACCCTGCTGGGCAGCGCCATCGCCTCGTGGAAGCGCTACATGACGGTGGAGATTCCCCATGCCCGCCTGGTGGCGCGCTGGGGCGAGCACCGTTGGGAGGGCACCACCGACGAGGAGGGCTTCCTGGAGCTCTGGGTATCCCCTCCCGAGGGGCTGAAGTCCGGCTGGCACGACGTGGAGCTGGAGCTGCTCTCTCCCTCCCCCAAGGGCGTGGAGCGCGTGCGCACCCCCGTCCTGGTGGCCGGCTCCGAGGCCGAGTACGGCATCATCAGCGACATCGACGACACCGTCATCGTCACCAACGTCACCAACTTCCTCAAGCGCACCTGGACGCTCTTCCTCACCGAGCACCGCACGCGCCTGCCCTTCGAGGGCGTGGATGCCTTCTACGAGGCGCTCCACCAGGGCAAGAGCGGCTCGGCCAACAACCCCATCTTCTATGTCTCCTCCAGCCCGTGGAACCTGTACGAGCACCTGGACGAGTTCCTCGGGCTGCACCGGATTCCAGCCGGGCCCCTGCTGCTGCGTGACTGGGGGCTGAGCCGTCAGGGCTTCGCGCCCGGGGGCGGGCACGGGCACAAGCTGGAGAAGATTCGCGGGGTGCTGGGCACGCTGGAGTCGCTGCCCTTCATCCTCATCGGCGACAGCGGGCAGGAGGACGCCGAGCACTACCGCACCATCGTCCGCGAGTTCCCCGGCCGCATCCACTGCGTCTACATCCGCAACGTGTGGCACCGCTCCGGCCGCGAGCGTGAGCTGGCCCGCATCGCCGAGGACATCCGCGCCGCCGGCAGTCAGATGCTCATGGTGGACGACACCGTCACGGCCGCCCGCCACGCCGCCAGCCAGGGTTGGATTCGCTGGCGCGAGGTCGCCGAGGTCCAGGCCCACCAGCAGCAGGACGCCGAGGCCCGCTCCGTCCTGGACAAGCTCGACCGCGAGCCCGGTTGA
- a CDS encoding adenylate/guanylate cyclase domain-containing protein, with the protein MPATTGSKPLPSGFDALYGETLLKLESRVATVATVAGIVATCLVLAAVVSGSPIPRVILAATLGFLGWYLCISLLLRTGHFRPWMRYASSLVDVSMGTFVALLDLHVNGPAFAMSAGGPALYAVGVATATPRLQPRLCLFAGLAASVQLIVVIQFILRPAASPELLATGAYDFYVTLAKAIFLVTMGALGMVASRSMRAMLLRLTESAVERERVRGLLGMHVSEQVMEHLLSGRMPEGGERRAVTICFTDIRDFTRLSESQSPEETLRLLNLYFGRMCEIVASHGGLVNKFLGDGMLIVFGAPTYQPDDARRALDAAREMLAEADLMRERGEFPGLRIGVGLHRGEAVVGNVGGAQRQEYTVIGDTVNTAARVQDLTKVLGRSLLLSRECREALDGDAAFEPLGAHAVKGRLQQLELFGLSEHDSRQAA; encoded by the coding sequence ATGCCCGCCACCACCGGCTCCAAACCCCTCCCCAGCGGGTTCGATGCCCTCTACGGGGAGACCCTGCTGAAGCTCGAGTCCCGCGTGGCGACGGTCGCCACCGTGGCCGGCATCGTCGCCACCTGCCTGGTGCTCGCCGCCGTCGTCTCGGGCTCGCCCATCCCCCGCGTCATCCTCGCCGCCACCCTGGGCTTTCTCGGCTGGTACCTGTGCATCTCCCTGCTGCTGCGCACCGGCCACTTCCGCCCGTGGATGCGCTACGCCTCCTCGCTCGTGGACGTGTCCATGGGCACCTTCGTCGCCCTGCTCGACTTGCACGTCAACGGCCCCGCATTCGCCATGTCCGCCGGGGGGCCCGCCCTCTATGCCGTGGGCGTGGCCACGGCCACCCCCCGCCTCCAGCCCCGCCTGTGTCTCTTCGCGGGCCTGGCCGCCTCCGTCCAGCTCATCGTCGTCATCCAGTTCATCCTCCGCCCCGCCGCCTCCCCCGAGCTGCTCGCCACCGGCGCGTATGACTTCTACGTCACGCTCGCCAAGGCCATCTTCCTCGTCACCATGGGCGCGCTCGGCATGGTGGCCAGCCGCTCCATGCGCGCCATGCTGCTGCGCCTCACCGAGAGCGCCGTCGAGCGCGAGCGCGTGCGCGGCCTGCTGGGCATGCACGTGAGCGAGCAGGTCATGGAGCACCTGCTCTCCGGCCGCATGCCCGAGGGCGGCGAGCGCCGCGCCGTCACCATCTGCTTCACCGACATCCGCGACTTCACCCGCCTCTCCGAGTCCCAGTCCCCCGAGGAGACGCTGCGCCTGCTCAACCTCTACTTCGGCCGCATGTGTGAAATCGTCGCGAGCCACGGCGGGCTGGTGAACAAGTTCCTCGGCGATGGGATGCTCATCGTCTTCGGCGCGCCCACGTACCAGCCGGATGATGCCCGGCGCGCCCTGGACGCCGCGCGCGAGATGCTCGCCGAGGCCGACCTCATGCGCGAGCGCGGCGAGTTCCCCGGCCTGCGCATCGGCGTGGGGCTGCACCGCGGCGAGGCCGTGGTGGGCAACGTGGGCGGCGCCCAGCGCCAGGAGTACACCGTCATCGGTGACACGGTGAACACCGCCGCCCGCGTGCAGGACCTCACCAAGGTGCTCGGCCGCTCCCTGCTCCTGTCCCGCGAGTGCCGCGAGGCCCTCGACGGGGACGCCGCCTTCGAGCCGCTCGGCGCTCATGCCGTGAAGGGCCGCCTGCAGCAGCTCGAGCTCTTCGGCCTGTCCGAGCACGACTCGCGCCAGGCTGCTTGA
- a CDS encoding SMI1/KNR4 family protein, with protein sequence MYFDRFLEMVARSHFPNPPASPRQIEAFETRVGWKLDDELRAFYLRFNGAALFKRPDSPYRLLSLSEIVRARVALFGPSGDTDAHGPASWFVLCSVQDGDYVAIDVGRSSNGRHPLFDCVHELLPGSPANARIAWSFSDFLERALESEGRLYWLSRGWTLGKPDTP encoded by the coding sequence ATGTACTTCGACCGATTCCTCGAAATGGTGGCCCGCAGTCACTTCCCCAATCCCCCTGCCTCGCCTCGGCAGATCGAAGCGTTCGAGACCCGTGTCGGCTGGAAGCTGGATGACGAGCTGCGCGCCTTCTATCTGCGCTTCAATGGCGCCGCCCTCTTCAAGCGGCCCGACTCGCCCTACCGCCTCCTCTCCCTCTCGGAAATCGTCCGCGCCCGCGTCGCCCTCTTCGGCCCCAGCGGCGACACCGACGCCCACGGGCCGGCTTCCTGGTTCGTCCTCTGCTCCGTCCAGGATGGGGACTACGTCGCCATCGACGTGGGCCGCTCCTCCAATGGCCGCCATCCCCTCTTCGACTGCGTCCACGAGCTGCTGCCCGGCTCTCCCGCGAACGCGCGCATCGCCTGGTCCTTCTCCGACTTCCTCGAACGTGCCCTGGAGAGCGAAGGCCGGCTCTATTGGCTGAGCCGCGGCTGGACACTCGGAAAGCCAGACACGCCGTAG
- a CDS encoding YdcF family protein, with translation MPPLALQKRPSSLRRSLLVGLGVLTCGVFGLAFVVDRFGQRERATRADVVVVLGARVLPDGVPSPALLARIEKAVDLYHQGLAPRLLFSGGVGVNPPSEASVMRDVAVRLGVPAEACLLEDQSHSTEQNARFSTTLLRSLGARRVVVVSDPYHLLRARQYFRLHGFEVSTSPAFLTERNLSALDRFYWTVREAFALLAHPRVLLAREPS, from the coding sequence ATGCCTCCGCTCGCTCTCCAGAAGCGTCCGAGCTCCCTCCGGCGCTCACTGCTCGTGGGCCTGGGTGTCCTCACCTGCGGCGTCTTCGGCCTGGCCTTCGTCGTGGACCGCTTCGGCCAGCGTGAGCGCGCCACCCGCGCCGACGTCGTGGTGGTGCTCGGTGCCCGCGTGCTGCCGGACGGCGTCCCCTCTCCCGCCCTGCTCGCCCGCATCGAGAAGGCCGTGGACCTCTACCACCAGGGCCTCGCTCCCCGGCTCCTCTTCTCCGGCGGGGTGGGCGTGAATCCCCCCTCCGAGGCCAGCGTCATGCGCGACGTCGCCGTGCGGCTCGGGGTACCCGCGGAGGCCTGTCTCCTCGAGGATCAGAGCCACTCCACCGAGCAGAACGCGCGCTTCTCCACGACACTGCTGCGCTCGCTCGGGGCCCGCCGCGTCGTGGTGGTGTCCGACCCGTACCACCTGCTGCGCGCCCGCCAGTACTTCCGGCTCCACGGCTTCGAGGTCTCCACCAGCCCCGCCTTCCTCACCGAGCGCAACCTGAGCGCCCTCGACCGCTTCTACTGGACGGTGCGCGAGGCCTTCGCGCTGCTCGCCCACCCCCGCGTGCTGTTGGCTCGCGAGCCTTCTTGA
- a CDS encoding alpha/beta fold hydrolase has protein sequence MAETRKGGARIHYDDLGQGEPALLFIPGWCTSRAVFRKLVPPCSALHRALVVDLPGHGASDAPGQDFDNTTVVEHLRAVIDASGARRVVPVALSHAGWWALELRRQLGPRVPALVLLDWLVLEPPPPFLQALHVLQTSQWKQARDGLFSLWLQGVSSPDVIRFVQEDMGSFGEDMWKRAGREISRVYAQQGSPLKALATLSPPAPTLHLYAQPHDDAWLESQRSFASSHPWFHVQRLASHSHFPTLEMPEEIAARLHRFIDTSLGTRPEGLSPSPP, from the coding sequence ATGGCCGAGACACGCAAGGGTGGGGCTCGCATCCACTACGACGACCTGGGACAGGGTGAGCCCGCGCTCCTCTTCATCCCCGGCTGGTGCACCAGCCGCGCCGTGTTCCGCAAGCTCGTCCCCCCCTGTAGCGCCCTCCACCGGGCGCTCGTCGTGGACCTCCCCGGCCATGGCGCATCCGACGCCCCCGGCCAGGACTTCGACAACACCACCGTGGTCGAGCATCTGCGCGCCGTCATCGACGCCAGCGGCGCTCGCCGCGTCGTGCCCGTGGCCCTCTCCCATGCCGGCTGGTGGGCCCTCGAGCTGCGCCGTCAGCTCGGCCCCCGCGTCCCCGCGCTCGTCCTGCTGGACTGGCTCGTGTTGGAGCCGCCCCCGCCCTTCCTCCAGGCCCTCCACGTCCTCCAGACGTCCCAGTGGAAGCAGGCCCGCGATGGCCTCTTCTCCCTCTGGCTCCAGGGGGTGAGCTCCCCGGACGTCATCCGCTTCGTCCAGGAGGACATGGGCTCCTTCGGCGAGGACATGTGGAAGCGCGCCGGGCGGGAGATCTCCCGGGTGTACGCCCAGCAGGGCAGCCCGCTGAAGGCCCTCGCCACCCTCTCGCCCCCCGCCCCCACCCTCCACCTCTACGCCCAGCCCCATGATGACGCCTGGCTGGAGTCCCAGCGGTCCTTCGCCTCCTCGCACCCCTGGTTCCACGTCCAGCGGCTCGCCTCCCACAGCCACTTCCCTACGCTGGAGATGCCCGAGGAGATCGCCGCCCGCCTCCACCGGTTCATCGACACCTCCCTGGGCACCCGTCCTGAAGGGTTGTCCCCCTCTCCCCCTTGA
- a CDS encoding SitI3 family protein, with product MALDYDLFLSTRMKPAQALEKLAGQLPGLDWSEDRFFLFDTTVSICATESMSEESIKDAFHFTPTLTVGFRRSHDADWDGFRQVLLDACLLLLDEAEDALLLFNGERIEFQRFGGQFVFNAESGYWRDEAWLKSQLTIPFECRPLPSPLL from the coding sequence ATGGCTTTGGACTACGATCTTTTTCTGTCAACCCGTATGAAGCCAGCACAAGCTCTGGAGAAACTGGCGGGTCAGCTCCCCGGACTGGATTGGAGTGAAGACAGATTCTTCTTGTTCGACACGACAGTGTCGATCTGCGCCACTGAAAGCATGAGCGAGGAGTCCATCAAGGACGCTTTTCATTTCACCCCAACACTCACCGTCGGGTTCCGCCGCTCGCACGATGCGGACTGGGATGGATTCAGACAGGTCTTGCTGGACGCATGCCTGCTCTTGCTAGACGAAGCAGAAGACGCGCTCCTCCTCTTCAACGGAGAACGCATAGAGTTCCAGCGGTTCGGAGGGCAGTTCGTCTTCAACGCGGAATCTGGCTATTGGCGCGATGAAGCTTGGCTGAAGAGTCAGCTCACCATTCCCTTTGAATGCCGCCCCTTGCCATCACCACTGCTGTAG
- the sitA5 gene encoding SitA5 family polymorphic toxin — protein MRGSWSGLGLLLVVPWLASCASGPEIRLHIGQGTPIVYSPPTAQPPPVQIRQEEFVSSLVDLLLHMPLTVDMPRWEGRIQHASWEGGSRDPAQGMMERQCAPSEPPDGCLVLPKDAPPPETLARMRLALSFAMDTVWEGAAVPISEYLDPLAFKIMVCTAMSTYLLTLMIPEPVTKGLAAILTLYLVAYLGLGPVWSMVEASWKLLEETKRATTTEEMKEAGHRFGRVLGDSGMRVLLLLATAALSGETNFVGKGPKLPGFGRAALASPARTGVMLEAAGQVRSVALGVKQLTVVLPPTAMAATAMGPGSGAPPKKGSLTGQAKQPRPNDDKESTRGRERENESARLLAENGYDVEQNPPAKTNGKNPDYKINGQYADCYAPSTNNPRNIRDTIARKVNQQQADRIVLNLEDSRVTLEALKKQLLDNPIADLKELIAIRDGQLILLHP, from the coding sequence ATGCGCGGCTCATGGAGTGGACTCGGGTTGCTGCTGGTGGTGCCCTGGTTGGCGAGCTGTGCGAGCGGGCCCGAGATTCGCCTGCATATTGGTCAGGGCACACCCATCGTCTACTCGCCGCCGACCGCCCAGCCCCCGCCAGTGCAAATCCGCCAGGAGGAGTTCGTCTCGTCCTTGGTGGACCTGCTGCTGCACATGCCCCTGACCGTGGACATGCCCCGGTGGGAGGGGCGGATACAGCATGCCTCCTGGGAGGGAGGCTCGCGAGACCCGGCCCAGGGGATGATGGAACGTCAGTGTGCGCCCTCGGAGCCACCGGATGGATGCCTCGTACTGCCGAAAGACGCGCCGCCTCCGGAGACGCTGGCGCGCATGCGGCTGGCGCTCTCGTTCGCCATGGACACCGTGTGGGAGGGGGCCGCCGTTCCCATCAGCGAGTACCTCGATCCGCTGGCCTTCAAGATCATGGTCTGCACGGCGATGAGCACCTATCTGCTCACGCTGATGATTCCCGAGCCGGTGACCAAGGGACTGGCGGCGATACTGACGTTGTACCTCGTGGCGTACCTGGGCCTGGGGCCAGTGTGGTCCATGGTGGAGGCCAGTTGGAAGTTGCTGGAGGAGACCAAGCGCGCCACCACCACCGAGGAGATGAAGGAGGCGGGCCACCGCTTCGGCCGGGTGCTGGGGGACAGTGGCATGCGCGTGCTGCTGCTGCTGGCGACGGCGGCGCTGTCAGGTGAAACGAACTTCGTGGGCAAGGGACCGAAGCTGCCGGGCTTCGGACGAGCGGCGCTGGCATCGCCGGCGCGCACGGGCGTGATGCTTGAGGCGGCGGGGCAGGTGCGGTCGGTGGCGCTGGGCGTCAAACAACTAACAGTGGTGCTGCCGCCTACTGCGATGGCCGCCACTGCCATGGGGCCGGGCAGCGGGGCTCCGCCCAAGAAGGGCAGCCTCACCGGGCAAGCCAAGCAACCTCGCCCCAACGACGACAAGGAATCGACCAGGGGTCGTGAGCGCGAGAACGAGTCGGCCCGCCTGCTCGCCGAGAACGGTTACGATGTGGAGCAGAACCCACCGGCCAAAACCAATGGTAAAAATCCCGATTACAAAATCAACGGACAGTACGCGGATTGCTATGCCCCCAGTACCAACAATCCCCGCAACATTCGCGACACAATCGCACGAAAGGTGAACCAGCAGCAGGCAGACAGAATCGTCCTCAATCTCGAGGACAGCCGGGTAACACTCGAGGCCCTCAAGAAACAGCTCTTGGACAACCCCATCGCCGACCTGAAGGAACTCATCGCGATCAGAGACGGACAGCTCATCTTGCTCCATCCCTGA